In Catenulispora sp. GP43, the genomic window CTCGATCACCGTCGCAGTCGGCCGCACCGGTCGGACAACGGCGTCGTCCTCGGCTGAGATGAGGGATATGCCTCGGGATTCGGCTCGCGCCGACCACGGTGGATCGCTGGTGCCGGGTTGACGAAAACGACGCAGGACCGTGATACGAAGCGCAGCGAATCGCTGTGGCGCAACCGTGACTTCCTTGCGGTGTGGAGCGGCCAGATCGTCTCGACCCTCGGCACCTCGGGCAGTGCCACGGCCGTTCCGCTCTTCGTCCTGGCCGCCACCAGCTCGGCCGCGGACGCCGGGTTGGTCACCGCTGTCACGGCGCTGCCCGCGCTCATCATCCAGCTGCCCGCCGGCACCCTGGCGGACCGGTGGAACCGATTGCGCGTGCTCGCCGTGTCCGAACTGCTCACTGGACTCGCGTTGTTGCTCGTCCCGATCGCCGTGTGGCTGGGACATCCCAGCCTGCTGGTACTCGGCGGGGCGATCGTCGTCCAGCGTTGCTGCGGCGTCTTCTTCGGCAGTGCGGAACGTGCGGTGCTGCCCGCCCTGGTACCGCAAGGCAAACTCGGCGACGCGATCGCTCAGAACGAGGCCAAGTCGCGCGCCGCCAATCTGATCGGGCCGCCGATCGGCGGCCTGTTGTTCGGTTACGGCCGCGGCCTGCCGTTTCTGGTGGACGCGGTCTCTTCGCTCCTGGCGGCAGGCGGCCTGCGCCTGGTGCGCGCAGACCTGCGCCCGGCTCGCACGAGCGCGCCGACCGGGCTGTGGCGCGAGACCGGCCGAGGCCTGGCCTGGATTGTGCGCCAGCCCTTGATCCGCACCGCGATACTGCTGATCGCGGTGAGCAATATGGTCTTCCAGGCCCTGACGCTGATTCTGATCGTGCTCGTCCGAAGACACGGTGCCACTTCGGCGGAGGTCGGTTTGATGTTCGGCCTCTACAGCGCCGGCGGGATGATCGGCGCGATTGCCGCGCCGCGTCTGTACCGCCGGCTGAGCCCGAAGTCCGTGATCGTGGTCACGAACTGGATCTGGGCCGCCCAGCTGCCACTGTTCCTGCTCACCGGCA contains:
- a CDS encoding MFS transporter — translated: MTKTTQDRDTKRSESLWRNRDFLAVWSGQIVSTLGTSGSATAVPLFVLAATSSAADAGLVTAVTALPALIIQLPAGTLADRWNRLRVLAVSELLTGLALLLVPIAVWLGHPSLLVLGGAIVVQRCCGVFFGSAERAVLPALVPQGKLGDAIAQNEAKSRAANLIGPPIGGLLFGYGRGLPFLVDAVSSLLAAGGLRLVRADLRPARTSAPTGLWRETGRGLAWIVRQPLIRTAILLIAVSNMVFQALTLILIVLVRRHGATSAEVGLMFGLYSAGGMIGAIAAPRLYRRLSPKSVIVVTNWIWAAQLPLFLLTGNPLILGLIGAGCSFLGPIWNVVAEGYFITQVPDELRGRVSGAAMAVSSGVIPLAAAASGYLLAAAGPSRSIVVITVVMLATAVVGTVSPAIRSAQHNPAGQNGPA